A segment of the Sphingopyxis sp. OAS728 genome:
ATTCGGCTCTGGTGCCACGAGCGCGAAAGCATGTCGGTCTTCGCGGGCGCGGGCGGGCGGTCGACGCCGCCGTAATCCGCCGGGAGCAGGAGCGCCTCGCTGTTGCGGGGGATCGCCTTCAGCTGAGCTATGATGGTTTTGGGATTGGCCCCGCTTTGCATCGCGGCGACTTTCTCGGTCCGTGACACCAGCCCGGCGGTGAGCGCGCCGAGCGCGGTGAGTTTCATGATGTCGCGGCGACTCTTGGCGAAGCTCGTCATCGGTTGCGATCCTTGTCTGTATGGGACGCAGTTGCGGCCCAGGGGGGTACTTCCGGCTTATCGGGCTGCGAGACCTAAAGGCCGACGACACAGCCTGCGCCGATGGCCGGCGGTGTGGGGTCGAGCAGTTTGCGCAGCCCGAAGGTGTGTCCCGGACCCTGAATCGTGTGATGGGTCGTATCCGCGAGCGCGCGTGCGAACACCCTGTCACCCCGGCCGGCAGCGGCGACATATTCGGCAAGGATCTCAACGTTGCGCGTCATATTATACTTTGCCTCCGAGACCGTTTGTTCGAGGGCTCCGGCAAGCGCCACGGTGTGCGGGAAGGCTGCGCCTCTTTGCAGGGCTTCTTTCAATTGCCTCAGCACAAGATTCTTGTCGAACCACAGCGAGGGGCTAAGCGCGAGCAGATTGGCGAACAGATCGGGTTGCTGAACTGCCGTGTCGAGGACGAAGAGGCCGCCGAACGAGTGGCCGACCAGCGTCGATTGCGCGGCGTCGACTTCGAACTCGCTTTCGATGAGCGGCTTGACCTTGGTCGCGATAAAGGCGCGGAACTCGGCGGCGCCGCCAAAACGTCTGCCGTCCGACGGGCCGTTGGCGCTGGGTGTCAGATCGAGGGCCCGTCGGCCCGCCTTGTCGGCCTTTTCGGCGTCGGCATAAGCGATGCCGACAATCAGGCAGGGCGGCACGGAACCGCCCCACTGCATCATTCGGGTCAGTCCCAGGACAATCGGAAAATTCTCGGTGCCGTCGAGGACATAGATGGGGACGGGCTTGCGGCCGCGGATCATGAGCGGGAGGCCCTCCTCGATCGGATGCGGATGTCCGATCTGGATCCGGAATTGCTGCCCACCGGGGCCTACCAACATGCGCTCCTCGCTGCGGTCGATCCCGGCCAATTTGGGCGCTGCCGCGGTTTTGCTGCGGGCGTGCGCGGTGGCGGGTGCAGCCGCCGTAGCCGCTGCGGCGACGCCGAGCAGGATGTTGCGTCGCGATACGTCGGGAAGGTCCAACTTAAATCTCCCTTGGAAATTGATATTGTGGTTTCGGCGTCATGCTTCGCCCGCCGGACCGATACGGCCAGTTGGCGCGGCCACAATGCGACCGTCTGCGGCTTCGCGGCGCGAATGGAGCGCCGACCGCAGCATCAGGACGGCAGCGTAGACGACAACGACGACGACGCCCCACCGAAGCGCGTAAAGCGGAAGCGACTTGATGAGATAGGCCGCGAGCAGCACTGCCGGCGCTCCGCCGATGGCCATCCCGGTGACAAGGCCGAGGTCGATCGGCCGCTTGCGGACAATCGTCGTCCCGCTTGCGACGAAGATGAAAGCGGCGGACCCCATCATGATCGGGAAGGCCGCGAGCGGATCCATGCCGAGCAGACTGAGCACGATCAATGTCGGCGCGAAACTGCCGATGCCGAGGTTGGTGAGAATACCGAGCAGGAAGGAAAAAGCGACGACCAGGATGAGCTGGGGGACCGGCAATGCGGTCGCCGCGCCGCCGCCCGGCAGGAGGGCGAGATTCGAGAGGGCATAGAGCGTGCCCGCAATGAGAAGGCCGACGCCGATCGTCGTCTGGATCGCCTGCACGGGCAGGCGCGGGGCGACGACAACTCCCGCGATCGCTCCGAGGCTCGATGCCACGATGCAGGAAAAGAGCAGGAGCGGATCGACCTCGACCGATATGATATAGACGAAGGCCTCCACGACCGTCGCGATCGTATAACCAACGATCATCGTCGACGGGATCATTTCGTCGGGGGTGAGACGCCTGATCTTGAGATAGGCCGTGGAAGGAGCGAAGGAACCGATCCCGAGGGCATCGAAGAAGTTTGCTACGGCGCTGAGGGCAATCCCCTCGACGCGCGGTCGCACGGGGGCCAGCCGCCACCTTCGCACCAGCAGGGCCGTGAATACGATCGCCGCAGCGCCGAGGACCGTGAGAAGCACGTCTACCAGCTGCATGGCATAGATCCTTTACGGCTTTCAGATGTCACGGCTTTCCCGCGGGTCTTTGCCCCGCAGCCGATTGCGACAGAGCTACCAGCCACAACGTTCACCGGCATTTTCCTTATCGAGCCATTGCTTCAACGGCTGAAAATAGGCGAGCATGGCCCGCGGATCGGCATCGGACGAGCCGGTAAACATCTCCAGTGCCTCGGAATTCGGACTCGACCCACCGAGAGCCAGCGTCTTGCGCAATTTCTCGCCGACCTCTTTGTTGCCGTAAATCGAACAGCGATGAAGCGGGCCCTTCCACTTGGCGATGCGGCAGGCGGCCTCGTGAAACTGATACTGGTAGAGGCGCGCCTTCAGATAGCTGATGTACGGCACATTTTCGGGAACATGATATTTGGCCCCCGCATCGAACCCGTCGTCGGGGCGCGGCCGCGGAGGAACCATTCCCTGATATTCGCCCACGAGCTTCCACCAGCTCCGGTTGTATTCGTCGGGGGATATCTTGCCCGCGAGCACGTTCCATCGCCATTTGTCGAGCGCGATGGCGAAGGGCAGGAGGGGTAACTTATCGAGCGCGATCTGGAGCAGCTGCCCGATATCGTCGCCTTCCGCGGCATCTCCCGGGAGGACGCCGATGGTCTTGTAATAGGCCGGCGATGTCGCGGAGAGGGCAATGAAGTCGCCGATACCTTCGTGGAATCCCTCGTCCGCGCCCCTGCGGAACAGGAAGGGCTGGTCGGCGTAGGAGAGGTTGTAGAAATCGTGCCCGAGCTCATGGTAGATCGTGGTGAACTGCGATCGGGTGACGCGAATGCACATCTTGATGCGCACGTCGGTTCCATTGTCGATTGTCCAGGCCGAAGGATTGCAGTCGACCGATCGGTCGCTCGGCTTTACGAATTGCGATGATGTCCAGAAGCTCGCCGGCAGGGGATCGAAGCCAAGCGAAACGTAGAAATTCTCGGCCGTTTTGACCATTTGCTCCGGGTCATAATTCGCTTTCTGGAGGTAGACATCGATATCCGGCCGATCGAGTGGGCCCGGCTTTGCGATGTCGAACAGATTGCCCCAGTTCTGGCCCCACATATTGCCGAGCAGGTGGGCCCGAATGGGGCCGGTGCGCGGTTGAACGGTCGGCCCGTATCGCTCTGAGAGCTTCTTGCGCATGAAGCAATGCAGCGCCGCGTAAAGAGGACGCAGCCTGTCCCAGTCGGCATCGATTTCCGCTTCGACCTGCGCTGGGCTGCGATCATAGCCCGATCGCCACAATTCGCCCATGTCCGCATAGCCAAGGTCGCGCGCGCCCTGGTTGGCGAGGGCCGCCATGGCGACATAGTCGGGCTTGAGCTTCTTCGCACTGTCGCGCCAACCTTCCCAGAGTTGTCGCGCCTCTTCGGGGTCACGTGTCTTTGCGAGCAGCGCTTCGGCATCTCCGAGCGAGAGCGTCTGCCCTTGGTAGACGAAGGATCCCGTCGCATACTGACCGCTCAGCGATGTCTGAAGCGCAGCCAGACGCGACGCCGCGCCCGCTTCCGCAGGAGGCGGAACGGTGGTCATGCGCTTGAGCACATCCAGCTTCCTCCGCTCGACAGGTGTGGCGGAAGCCTGGTCTAGGCTCGTGGCTTCCCTGGCGATGCGCAAGGTGAGGGTAGCGAGGCGCTCGCGGGCAAGGCTGCTGAGCCATTGGGTGTCGGGCGTAATATTCGTTGCATGGACCCAGTCCGCGCGGCTCGACTCCTGCGTGGCGGCATCGAGTTCTTCTTCTGCCTGTGCAAGAAAGGTGCCGATCGTTACCGGAGAGGCGAGGGGCGACTGCGTTTCCGCGCCGAAGACCGGATTTAAGGAACCTGCGAGCGCGAAAAACGCCAAGCAGCTGAGTGAAGTCAGCGCCTTGAGCGAGCCCTTCGTGGTCATACGCGTTTTCCTCCCACCGCCCATAGCGATTGGACGATATGTCCTAACAGTTGCCTATATGTCAATACCGGGACAAAGAGGAAATCGGATCACGAGAGGGTGTGCACCGCTATAGCGAGGACTTGCGATGATCTTGGGCAAAAGGAATGACGCCGTCGCCGTCCTTGGCCTCCGCCTCGGAGCCGACGCAAAGGATCCTTGCGGGCCCGTCTCCAACATTGACGTAGGCATGGCCCACCTTGCTGTCGAAGAAGACGCTCTCGCCGGCCTTGAGGCGGAGCGGCGCGTAAATCTCGGTGTGAAGCTCGATCTCGCCTTCAAGAATATAGGCGAGTTCGTCGCCCTCGTGGCGGACGAACTCCTCGAACTCGTCGATGCTCCGCGCGTGAATATCCATGAGGACCGGCGTGAACCGCTTTCCTATGAGGTCATGCGCCAGATATTCATAGGTATAGACGCCTGCACCAATTTCGAAACCGTCGCCGCCGCGGTGGACGCTGCGGCGCCCCGCGAACTGAGCCACCGGCTGCTTGGCCGGGCCGGATGTAAAGAGCCGGGATATGTCCACCGACAGCGCTTCCGCCAGTTGCACAAGCTTGTCATAAGTCAGCGAGCGCTGGCCATTCTCGATCTTCGAAAGGCTGGATACGGATAGGCCCGTCGCGGTTGCCATATCGGAAAGGCTCCAATTGCGCTCTTTCCGAATCGACCTCAGGGCAGACCCTAGGCTCGTTCGCTCGTTGTTGATGTTAGCGGCGGTGGCCAAATCCTTGCTCCCTCGTCTAAGCGGCGCGTGAATCCGTGCGCGGCCAACACTCTGTCCACAAAACAGCGCCCGGACAATTCGCTAGAATGTATAGGTTTCCACCTCGTTTAGACAAGGTGTTTCGTCAAAATATGTCCAATATGGAAAATTCACTGGACATAATGTCACATTTTTGACAGGAGTCGCCGCGAACACGATGGGAGGTTTCGTGATGACCAAGATTGCAAGCTCAGTTCGGATTTTTGCCGCCTCGCGGAGGCCTCGCCTGTCGACCGCCCTGTTGCTCGCGTCGGGAGCGAGCCTTGCGGCGATGGTCCCCGGCGCAGCCTACGCCCAGGCCGCGCCTGAGGCGCCGGCAGCGGACTCGGCCGAATTTCAGGACTCGAACGATATCGTCGTGACCGCCTCGAAGCGGAACGAAAACCTCTCGAATGTCGGGTCGTCGATCACCGCCCTCAGCGGCGATCGATTGTCGGAACTTGGCATCTCGTCCTTTCAGGATTTCTCGCGCCTGACCCCCGGCCTGTCATTTCAGGCTGTGGCACCGGGCCGCACCCAGATCAGCATTCGCGGCATCAACGTCGGGACGACGCAACCGAGCAGCTCGGTCGCCCAATATCTCGATGAGACCCCCATCACCGCAGCTGCGACAGCTGCGCTGGCGGGTGAGCTCAATCCCGATCTCGACCCGTTTGACATGAGCCGGATTGAAGTTCTCAAAGGTCCTCAGGGAACGCTCTACGGCGCTAATGCGCTCGGCGGCGTGATCAAATATGTCACCAATGCTCCCGATTTCGGGGGCTTCGCTGCCGCGGTAGAGGCGAGCGTCGGTTCGGTCCACAAGGGTGGCACGGACTACTCCGGGAAGGCGATGGTGAATGTGCCGATCGCCGACTGGGCCGCCCTTCGCGTCGTGGGCAATTATCGCAAGGATGCCGGATTCATCGACAATGTGGCCCTCGGCGACGACGACGTGAACTTCGCCAAGAACCGCGGCGGCCGCGCCACCCTCGAGTTGCGGCCGGTCGACGATCTCGTGATCAAGCTCAGCGCATTCACGCAGCGACTAAACGTCGGCGGTGAGTCCTCGGTCGATGCGATCCGAAATACACTCACGCCGGCCTTCGGCGACCTCACGCAGTCGCGCCCGCTCCCCGAGTTCATCCGCGATCGCTTCAATCTCTACAATGCGACGATCAGCTACGATTTCGGCTTCGCTACCCTGTTCTCGACATCGAGCTGGACGGATCAGAAATATCGGCGGGCTTCGAACGGTCCGTCCTTCACGGCAGGTACACGGATTTCGTCGGAAGGTGCGGGCGAGAACAAGAAGTTCGTGCAGGAAATCCGCCTGCAGTCCGAGAGTGCTGACCAGCATGGTTTCGAATGGCAGCTCGGCGCCTATTATACGAACGAGCGGTACAATCGCACGTCGACCGACTTTATCGTCGACCTTAACACGCAGGCCACGACGGTCGACTTCTTCAGCGGCACGATCGCAAAATATGAGGAAAAGGCTGCCTTCGCCAACGCGACCTACTATTTCGGACCGAGCTTCGACATCGCTGCCGGTGTCCGCTACAGCGAAAACAAGCAGGACGGGCAGGGCTATGGTGGCGACGGCCAGTTCAACGGCCGGATGGGCTCATCACGCGACGATGCGATCACCTGGACCGTCACCGGCCGCTACCATCCGACCGAAGATGTGATGCTCTACGGGAACGTCTCGCGCGGCTATCGCGCCGGCGGCCCGAATTTCTTCCGGGTCGGGCAAGTCATCCCGTTCGAGTTCGAGCCCGAGGAACTGACCAATTACGAGCTCGGGTTGAAGGCGAGCACCGCGGACAACAGGCTGCATTTCAACCTTGCCGGCTTCTATATAAAATGGTCGTCGATCCAGCTGCCGCTGATCGTCGACTTCCAGACATTCCGCGGCAACAATGGCAAAGCGGAGAGCAAGGGCTTCGAAGCATCGGCGAGCTATACGCCGATCGATGGCCTGACCTTCGCGGGGACGCTCGCCTATACAGACGCGAGCATCACCACCGACGAGCGCGCCGGTGTCGGTGCCGCGCCCGGCGAGCGCATGGCGGGTACGCCGCGTTGGAGCGGCTCGCTGACTGCCGATTATGAATGGGCTCTTAGCAGCAACCTCGACGGTTTCGTCGGAAGCACCTTCACGGGCAGCTCTAATCGACCGAACAGCTATATCGCCAGCGTCAACACCCCCTATGTGCTGATCCCCGGCTTTACGACGCTCGCGCTTCGCGCCGGTGTCAAAACCGACACGGCGACATTCACGCTTGCGGTCGATAACCTCTTCGACAAGCGCGGAATCACCGATGACTATACGTTCCCCCGCTTTTACGGCGAGACCTTCGGCGGTCTGGGCACCTACTATGACAATTTGGGAACGATCCGGCCTCGCACGATCAAGGCCACCGTCAGCCTGAAGATCTAGCTTCGGGCCGACGAGGCAGGGCATGATGTGAAAAGGGGAGGCGGAGAGCTTGCTTCATCTGGGTGCAGGCCAGCTCGGCCAAATTTTCCAGCGGATCGATCTGGTGGAACTGTTGGTAGAGGCGTTCAAGACGGCGGAGAAACCTCCCCTTCGGCAACGAATCGGCACGTCGGGAGGCGGGGAGCTTCTCGTCATGCCGGCCTTCTCCGACGGGTTCTCGGGCGTGAAGATCCTGACTGTCACGCCCGAGAACAGCGGAACAGGGCGCCCGCCGATCCAGGGTCTCTTTGCTCTCTTCGATACCGCAACCGGCGCGCCGCTCGCGACTTTCGATGCAGAAGCGCTGACGGGCTATCGCACTGCCGCCGTTTCGGCGATGGCTGCCAGCAGGCTCGCCAGAGCGGACGCCACCAAACTTGCGCTCTTGGGATCGGGTCATCTGATTCCCTATCTCGCATCTTCCCATGCTTCGGTTCGGCCTATCGGCGAGGTCAAAGTCTGGGCACGCAACGCCGAGCGAGGCGAGCGGGCTGTCGAGTGCATTCGGAGCAGACTTCCGAATGTCGAAACCAGTTTTGTGACAGATATCGAGGCCGCCGTCGGGTGGGCCGACATCGTGTGCTCGGCCACACGATCAACTGTTCCCCTGATCCTCGGGAGCTGGCTTCGCGAGGGCGCTCACGTCGATCTGGTGGGCGGATATCGTCCCGATATGCGCGAAATCGACGCCGATGGAGTGGCGACGTCGCGTGTCTTCGTTGACACGGTTGAAGGAGTTCTGGCGGAGGCGGGCGATCTGATCGTGCCTTTGCGCGAAGGCCGGATCACCAACGATGCGATTTTGGGCGATTTGGCCGATCTGGCTTCCTCTCCTCTTCACCGTCAAGGGGAGTATGAAGTTACCCTATTTAAGTCGGTCGGCACTGCTGCCGCGGATCTGGTGGTCGCTGCAGCAGCTTGGACGGCCTATCGCGACGCTTCGCTAAGAACGCTCGCGCAGTAATCTCGAATCCAGCGTAGCGGCTGAGAGGGCAGCTATTCCCTCGATCGGGACCGAAAGCGGACAGTCGACTATCGGCCAGTTTTGGCACTGAGGTCGAGCTGGGATTTGAGTGAGAGTGTTGAACGGCAGTCGGTCCGCTCCGTTTGCGCACCGTTGATCGATGCGGTGAAAATATGCGCCAGATCGGATCAAATAGCTGATCACGATAGCAGGGCTTTAATCCGGCGCTAATTGGTTCGGAATATCAGCCGCCGACAGTTTTTGTCGGGGGACGAACAATGAAGCGGGTAGTATTTATAATCGCGTTGCTTGGAATATCGACGACCATCGCTCAAGGCGCCATGGCAAAAGAGAAATTTCTCATCCAGCCAGTTCAGGTCGGGAACGAGACCGTCCGCTATGATCAGGGCGTCGCGACGGTCGAGCTTTTCAATCGACAAGGCTCAGTCCAGATCCAGCCCATGCCGGTCGATCACGGAAGTCTGGCCTTCTTCGTCGGCGTTTACAATGCCGGCCAGCTACCCGCCAATATCGACATCACCAATTTCTCTATTAACGCCGGTGGGCAGCCTCTCGCCATCTTTTCGCGACAAGACCTCGAGAAGAAGGCGAAGAACCGTGCGATGTGGACGCAGATCGGCATCGCCGCGCTCGGTGGCCTCGCGGCGGCGGGCGCTGCCAGCCAGCGTGACACCTATCACAGCAGTTTTTACACGCCGCGCGGATCCTATCATGGATATTACAGTGCCCCGAGCGCCTACGGGCAAATCCAGGCGGCCGCCATCACCGCCGGAACGGGCTACGCGATCTACAATGTCCAGCAACGCCTCGATCAAACGCGCCGCGAACTGGCGAACAGCGTCGTGCAGCTTTCGACCATCGATCCGGATCGGAGCTATGGCGGGAAGATTGTGTTGGCGAAAATCAAGGACAAGACGCTTCCCAAGATCGTGACGATCAATCTCGACTGGAACGGCGAGCGCTATCCCTTTTCTTTTCGGCTCGTGAAACCGGGAACGCCAGCTCCGATCTATACCAACCTTGCTCCCGTCGCACAGGAACCGCCTGTTGATGGGGTGTCTGGCGGCGCTGTGAGTGCGGGAGCAGTTGTCGAAACGGGCTCGGCAATATCGGCGACAGGTGCAAGCGCGCCAGTACAGATTTCACCGGTGGATCTCGATGCGGAATTGGCAAGCGCCGCGCGAACCATGAAAACCCCGATTTCCTTTATGGAGAAAACGACTGTCTCCAAGGTTCGGGCTGACGGAAACAGCCTCGTCATGACCGCCCTGGTGGATCAGAAGGGCGCCGCCGTGACAGAAAACGGCCGGCGACAGATCATCCGCAGGATTTGCGAGACAAATCCCGCGCTTCTGAAGGCGGGGGCGACAGTCCGCATAGATTTGTTCGAAGGGTTAAACGCGCGCGGCCCGGCATTCGATTCGGTGGCGGCGACACGCAAAGACTGCTCAATCTGACCTGGCTGCTCATAAGACCATGCTAAAAATGATCTTCTTCATCGCGGCTCTATTGCCCTTGGCCGCCGGGGCCCACCCCGGCGGGCTCGCTGCCGATGGTTGTCACAATGATCGGAAAAACGGCGGCCGCCATTGCCATCGGTCTCCAGGGCAGGGTGCTCCGCCCGCCGAGCGCCGCCAGCGCCTGTCAGGCGGGAGCGCCTATTACGCGAACTGTACCGCCGCGCGCGCTGCTGGCGCAGCGCCCGTCAGACGCGGCGATCCGGGCTATGCCCGACATCTTGATCGCGACAGTGATGGGGTAGGTTGCGAGTAATAGTATGGACGTAGTCGAAGGGGAGCGGCCGCTTTTGCGACTTGGCTGCAAAAAGTTGACGTTCCGCTCTCGGCCAGCTCCAGCAGCTATGTTACCCCGACGCCTCAGAAAAATCGCATCACGATCATGAGGGCGATGATGCTGCCTGTTGCCAATCCGATTAGCGTTCCAGCAGCGATGCCGCGATTGAGAATCCGGCGTTCCACCTTGTTCATTTCCCGTCTCCTTTCCAAGCATTTTTCCACAAGCAACGCGGGTCGGCAACGGGTTGTTTCAAGTCTACCAACCAAGAAGGTTGACGAAGGTCCGCTACCGCGAAATGAATCCTGAATCCTGAAGCCTGCCCGACCGAAATCGGCCAAAGTTAGCGATGGCATCTGCTGGCGAGATCGCGAGCGGCCTCACCGTTCAGAATGGGGTGGAAAGCGGAACAGCCAGTTTTGGCCAAGGCGCCGGCTTGCGAAGCAACGCATCTGCCGCGGTGGGCTCTGCGCAGTTCAATCAACGGCGAAGACGATCTGTGCCAGCCTTGATCGGCCACCGCGAGAAACTCCCGACTATTGTAAGGTTTGCGTGATCCGTGGCATTGAACCATTCCGGGTATGCGGTGCAAAGCTAGAAAGAGAGTCCCTATGCAGTTGGCTAAGCGGGGATGGGCGTTTGCTCGAATATTGCTCGGCTTGTTCTTTATATATGCCCCTTTGATGGTGATTATCCAGTTCGATGGGCAGAATCCGCCCGAGACGGTGGCGGCGGCAAGCGACTTCGCGTTGGCCCTGGACAGGACCGGGTTCATGAACCCACTTATCATCGCGACAATGCTGGCGGGCGGCGTCGCGTTGTTGTTCCAACGCAGCGCGCCGATGGGCTTGATCCTGCTTGGTCCGTCAATTGTTGTTATTGCAGGTTTTCATTGGTTCCTGACCGGCAAGTTCGTGTGGGGTAGCGTCTGGCCTATATGGTTCTCTCTACTGGTCTGGCACAATCGGCGTATCTTTGCCCGGCTTTGGAATCCAGATCAGCGGCAACCCTAGCCACCCAACGCGGAAAAGAATGTCCGCCGGAGCGATGCCGGTCCTTACATCAAGATCGGCAGCGAATGGCCGAAACGGGGTGGAAAGCGGGCCATGACCCCCGTAAGCAATGCCGATGTTTGTGATCGAAGATGAATGGCACGCGGAGTGGATCGGCGAATTTTCCAGCCGCGATGAAGCGATTGAAGAACTCAAGCGCTTGGCCGAGCTATCTTGGGATCAAAAGCCGAACCTGTGCCCGTGCACGAGTTGGCGAACCTGCGGTCGGCGTTATCATCTGGTTGAGTTTGATACAGCTGGCGAACCGTGGCGCAGCCTCAGCGATGAGGCAATTCTTGAGGTTTCAGCCAAAGAAACCGCGTGGCTCCAGAATACGGATGTGAAAGGGTAACGTCCGCAATCGGTCGATTCCGGTCGCGGCAAAGCTGCGCGCCGCTAACGTCCGCTTCTCTCAATTTTGGCCTTAAGGCTGCCCGTCCGCGGTCGGCCAGAGTCGGCGGTCTCGGCGACTGGCGTGACGGCTGGTGCCTCCAATGGCAGTAATGGGGTGGATTGCTAAACGACCGGTTTTGAGGAATTATCGCCTGATACGGGAGGCGTCTTGAGGCAGCTAATGGCAAGTCGGCAAAAGGTTACTCGTGCCTTCCTCTGGCTCGCCGTCCTTGCCGGGGGGCCGCTACTGGGTGCGAAATTATTCGATCTACTGGTCTTGGCGGGTGCGTGGGCCGCGTCTCCGCCCGCGTCGCTTGCCATGATGCCCTATGGCAAAGCATGGCCCGTCGATACCGGCGCCTTCTTTATCCCGCTTTCCGCCGCAATGCTGATCGCAGGGTTCGGTGCACTTGCTGCCGGATGGCGCACTCCATGGCACTACCGCTGGATGCTATGCCTCCCCTCGATCGGTATCTTGCTCCTGCTTATACTGACCGTGGCGGCGTTCTGGCCGATGAACGCAGCGCTATATTATCATGGTGTTCACTCACCCAAGGACACGATTACGGACGCCCAATCGATTGTCATGACCAAGCAATGGATCGCCTTGGATTGGTTGCGCGTCGCAGGCGCAGGCGTCGCCTTCGTTGCACCGTTGCGAGCGCTGACATTACCTTGGCCTGAGGAGCTCGCACCACAAGACCCACTCATTGTGCGAATAATGCTAGCTATTACCTTGGCCGGCGTGGGAGCGTTTGCCATATGGTTCATGTCAAACTTGTGACAAAGCTGTCGTCGCAAGCTGTGACAGTCCACCTCGCGCGTAGAACGTCTGCTTCCCTCGGTTGACCGTCTTGAAGCTGCCAGTCCGAAATCGGCCACTAGCTGTCATTCTCGCTCCACCGGCCACGAATGTCCGCTTCTCTAGGTTCTCAGCTGCGAAGCTGCCAGTCCGAAACCGGCCAAGCGGCGCCGCGAGAAGCGCGGTTCGTTCGATGACGGCGAAATGCCGTCGCGCTCATCGTCCGCTGTAAGGCTCACCTCTTCGGGTTCGCGCGCCGATCAGCACCCGGGGCATGTTTCCTCGTTCACGAACTGTGAGAAAGACGAGGTAGGGAAGCAGGAAACCCGCGCCTCCGAAAAAGGCGATGAGCGCGAGGAGCAGGGCGATCGCACTGAATCCATTCCGCCAAGCCGTCCAAAGCGCAGAGAGGATGAGAAAGCAGAGAAAATCGAGGTTGAACTGCCCGGGCCATCCCAGCTTCGCTACGTCTCCGAAAAAGATCGGTAACAATCCAAGGCCGTGGCGGGAAATGACTACAGCGGTGTAGGCGGCCAGCGCCAGCCAAAGGATGATCAAAAAACTACGAAACGACCCCATCGACGACAATCTGCCACGAGAATGTTAAGGCTGCAATCGCGGCTTTGAGTCCGCGACTGGATCATGCCAAATTTCTACTTTCATGCGACGATGGCTTACGCGCCGCTGCGCAACGCAGGTCTTGCCATAGGCAAGATGGATTTCATGCCGCACATGGCCCGTCACCAAGTCGCGCCC
Coding sequences within it:
- a CDS encoding excalibur calcium-binding domain-containing protein; translation: MIFFIAALLPLAAGAHPGGLAADGCHNDRKNGGRHCHRSPGQGAPPAERRQRLSGGSAYYANCTAARAAGAAPVRRGDPGYARHLDRDSDGVGCE
- a CDS encoding DUF1772 domain-containing protein; translated protein: MASRQKVTRAFLWLAVLAGGPLLGAKLFDLLVLAGAWAASPPASLAMMPYGKAWPVDTGAFFIPLSAAMLIAGFGALAAGWRTPWHYRWMLCLPSIGILLLLILTVAAFWPMNAALYYHGVHSPKDTITDAQSIVMTKQWIALDWLRVAGAGVAFVAPLRALTLPWPEELAPQDPLIVRIMLAITLAGVGAFAIWFMSNL
- a CDS encoding DUF1993 family protein, with translation MPNFYFHATMAYAPLRNAGLAIGKMDFMPHMARHQVAPE